The following are encoded in a window of Thalassotalea insulae genomic DNA:
- a CDS encoding fused MFS/spermidine synthase has product MLFVIAIFIGAFLLFQVQPLVAKIILPIFGGGAAIWTACLLFFQGFLLLGYLYAHLLGKIKSLKMQLKLHSGLLFVSLISLPLTPIESRIESTELPLFNILSLLTFSIGLPYLLLASTGPLVQKWFSVVKHDKLPYQLYSLSNAASLIALLSFPFLIEPLLAGSAQRNLWSVGYGSYCLVLLALMYHIAKQQRIKQTISQSVVNKSPLSHVMLWFGLSITGVVLLVATTNAMTQNIPPVPFLWILPLCLYLLSFIISFHSPKWYVRWYWFLLFIPTAIIAILMFFIGSQFSIVTQVVLYSSILFAACMICHGELARLKPCVSQLTWYYLVIATGGFIGSALVAFVAQAVFVQFLEFPLAILAVFVLFSLAVYQAVKQVNKLMILSLSLAIICAGVLWQLNEQYLQSDVFNQRNFYGVLSVKDIQTETLNERRLIDGTTSHGTQSLDIEKQGIPLSYYRKYTGVALALEQFAELNQLERGVNVGLIGLGAGTLAAYGQQDDNYRFYELNPGVINAAQRYFSYLENSRADIAIISGDARVSLTRELSQQQPQNFDVLVIDAFSGDSIPQHLLTVEAMALYWQHLAEDGVIAIHISNSHLNLLPLMQGLAQQTNIQLVYFKTQAEQQHGHDTEWVWLTNNQALLSSGIAKLYQTKVPEKTQSAVVWTDDFSNLFTLLK; this is encoded by the coding sequence ATGCTGTTTGTTATTGCTATTTTTATCGGTGCGTTTTTACTGTTTCAGGTGCAACCCTTAGTTGCCAAAATTATCTTACCGATATTTGGTGGTGGGGCGGCGATTTGGACTGCATGTTTGCTGTTTTTTCAGGGTTTTTTGTTACTGGGTTATTTATACGCTCACTTGCTTGGCAAAATAAAATCACTAAAAATGCAATTGAAACTGCATAGTGGATTACTGTTCGTTAGCTTGATATCACTGCCATTAACGCCAATTGAGAGCCGTATAGAATCTACTGAGCTCCCGCTATTTAATATCTTGTCTTTGCTAACTTTTTCGATTGGTTTACCGTATTTATTATTAGCGTCAACCGGACCATTAGTGCAAAAATGGTTTAGCGTGGTAAAACACGATAAATTGCCATATCAGCTTTACTCTCTATCAAATGCAGCATCGTTGATAGCGCTACTTAGTTTTCCTTTTTTGATTGAACCTCTACTTGCTGGCAGTGCGCAAAGAAATCTTTGGTCTGTTGGTTATGGCAGCTATTGTTTGGTGTTACTCGCCCTGATGTACCACATTGCTAAACAGCAAAGGATTAAGCAGACGATAAGTCAATCGGTGGTCAATAAATCTCCGTTGAGCCATGTGATGTTGTGGTTTGGCTTATCTATTACTGGGGTGGTGCTCTTGGTGGCAACCACTAATGCGATGACGCAAAATATTCCACCAGTGCCATTTTTATGGATTTTACCTTTATGTTTATATTTGCTTAGTTTTATTATTAGCTTCCACAGCCCTAAGTGGTATGTCCGCTGGTACTGGTTTTTACTCTTTATTCCTACCGCGATTATTGCGATTTTGATGTTTTTTATTGGTTCTCAATTTTCAATAGTCACTCAGGTGGTGCTTTATTCTAGTATCTTGTTTGCTGCCTGTATGATTTGCCATGGTGAGCTGGCACGTTTAAAGCCCTGTGTTAGCCAGTTAACTTGGTATTATTTAGTGATAGCAACTGGTGGCTTTATTGGTAGCGCTCTAGTGGCATTTGTCGCCCAAGCGGTGTTCGTTCAGTTTTTAGAATTCCCTTTAGCGATTCTTGCGGTTTTTGTTTTGTTCTCTCTAGCGGTTTATCAAGCGGTTAAACAGGTTAATAAACTGATGATATTGAGTCTTTCCTTAGCGATTATATGTGCTGGTGTTTTATGGCAGCTCAACGAGCAATATTTGCAAAGTGATGTGTTTAATCAACGTAATTTTTATGGTGTATTGAGTGTTAAAGATATTCAAACTGAAACCCTTAATGAGCGTCGTTTAATTGATGGGACTACGTCTCATGGTACGCAGTCATTAGACATAGAAAAGCAAGGTATTCCGCTAAGTTATTATCGTAAGTATACAGGTGTAGCGCTAGCATTGGAGCAATTTGCTGAGCTTAATCAGCTAGAGCGAGGGGTAAATGTTGGGTTAATTGGCTTAGGTGCAGGTACGTTAGCTGCCTATGGTCAACAAGATGATAACTACCGATTTTATGAATTAAACCCCGGGGTTATTAACGCAGCGCAGCGTTATTTTAGTTATCTTGAAAATTCTCGTGCGGATATTGCGATTATTTCTGGTGATGCCCGTGTGTCGTTAACGCGAGAATTGTCACAACAGCAGCCACAAAATTTTGATGTTTTGGTGATAGATGCTTTTTCAGGTGATAGCATTCCGCAGCACTTATTGACGGTTGAAGCGATGGCGTTGTATTGGCAGCACTTGGCGGAAGATGGTGTGATAGCAATTCATATTTCTAACAGTCATTTAAACTTATTGCCGTTAATGCAAGGCTTGGCGCAGCAAACCAATATACAGTTAGTGTATTTTAAAACACAAGCTGAACAACAGCATGGCCATGATACTGAATGGGTATGGCTAACTAACAACCAAGCGTTATTAAGCAGTGGAATTGCTAAACTTTATCAAACGAAGGTGCCAGAAAAAACACAATCGGCCGTTGTTTGGACGGATGATTTTAGTAATTTATTTACGTTATTAAAATAA